In a single window of the Xylanimonas protaetiae genome:
- a CDS encoding ABC transporter permease produces MSLVVGLVLFAAFIAAGAVFKLYRNQWFWGVVAIIVLLCLNLLKDPGYLAIDYVDSTGRLVGNLLDIVRWAAPTMLIATGMALVIATRGIDLSVGSSMVAGGAASLQLLSAANPTSAGDAAVAVLLAILTGGAIGAVNGLLVTYVKLQPFITTLVMMMAGRGIAKVITDGQNTSATNAPFKWLVNGTVLGFPVVFLVALAVVGIVGLWVRRSAFGLVVEAIGINPKAAWMAGIRPAGILLTVYVVSGVLAALAGVFSVGSVMVVDVSKTGYQAELDAILAVVVGGTSLAGGKFSIRGALVGALLIATLDKTVLFLGVSGAATPAFKAVVIVVLCLLQSQRVRGLFARRRRRTAVETAAEPVKGSVTV; encoded by the coding sequence ATGAGCCTGGTCGTCGGGCTGGTCCTGTTCGCCGCGTTCATCGCGGCGGGCGCGGTCTTCAAGCTCTACCGGAACCAGTGGTTCTGGGGCGTGGTGGCCATCATCGTGCTGCTCTGCCTCAACCTCCTCAAGGACCCGGGCTACCTCGCGATCGACTACGTGGACTCCACCGGGCGTCTGGTGGGCAACCTCCTCGACATCGTCCGCTGGGCCGCGCCGACCATGCTCATCGCGACCGGCATGGCTCTCGTCATCGCGACCCGCGGCATCGACCTGTCGGTCGGCTCGTCGATGGTGGCGGGCGGCGCCGCGTCGCTGCAGCTCCTCTCGGCGGCGAACCCGACGTCCGCGGGCGACGCCGCGGTCGCCGTCCTCCTCGCGATCCTCACCGGCGGGGCGATCGGCGCGGTCAACGGCCTGCTCGTCACCTACGTCAAGCTCCAGCCGTTCATCACGACGCTGGTCATGATGATGGCCGGCCGGGGCATCGCCAAGGTGATCACCGACGGCCAGAACACCTCGGCCACCAACGCCCCGTTCAAGTGGCTCGTCAACGGCACCGTGCTGGGGTTCCCGGTGGTGTTCCTCGTCGCGCTCGCCGTCGTCGGGATCGTCGGCCTGTGGGTGCGCCGGTCCGCGTTCGGCCTCGTGGTCGAGGCGATCGGCATCAACCCGAAGGCGGCCTGGATGGCCGGCATCCGCCCCGCCGGGATCCTCCTGACGGTCTACGTCGTCTCGGGCGTGCTGGCGGCGCTCGCCGGCGTCTTCTCCGTCGGCTCGGTGATGGTGGTCGACGTGTCCAAGACGGGCTACCAGGCCGAGCTGGACGCGATCCTCGCGGTGGTCGTGGGCGGGACGTCGCTCGCGGGCGGCAAGTTCTCGATCCGCGGGGCCCTGGTCGGTGCCCTGCTGATCGCCACCCTCGACAAGACCGTCCTCTTCCTCGGCGTCTCCGGCGCCGCGACGCCGGCGTTCAAGGCCGTGGTCATCGTCGTGCTCTGCCTGCTCCAGTCGCAGCGCGTGCGCGGCCTGTTCGCCCGACGGCGTCGGCGCACCGCCGTCGAGACTGCCGCTGAGCCCGTGAAGGGGAGCGTGACGGTATGA
- a CDS encoding ABC transporter permease subunit — protein MSVQPASVVDRSAARLGTRRRLVQKLTTNPSTLPTLASLVIFVGMLAYGESAYGRIVQYSTLSNLFINNAHIIILAAGLTMVILTGGIDLSVGAVVALTSVAGVMSVNAGLDPWLAVGLMVLIGSAFGLFSGILIQYFNVQPFIATLSSMFLARGLAAILSTDAEQLDPDASIRVLAETITIVDGPKVNDLETTAGVIIALLVVAGVFFLLHRTRLGRTAYAIGGSEQSALLMGLPVNRTKLWLYTLSGTLAGLASVVYTTRIGVGQNIIGEGWEMQAIAAAVIGGTLLTGGAGFVLGSVVGALVLGLMNVLITRDGTIPPAWTTIITGGVLLVFVLIQRAVTAVRRRT, from the coding sequence ATGAGCGTCCAACCCGCATCCGTCGTCGACCGGTCCGCGGCCCGCCTCGGCACCCGCCGCCGGCTCGTGCAGAAGCTGACGACCAACCCGTCGACGCTGCCGACCTTGGCGTCGCTCGTCATCTTCGTCGGCATGCTGGCGTACGGGGAGTCCGCCTACGGCCGGATCGTCCAGTACTCCACGCTCTCGAACCTGTTCATCAACAACGCGCACATCATCATCCTCGCCGCGGGTCTGACGATGGTGATCCTGACCGGCGGGATCGACCTGTCCGTCGGTGCCGTGGTGGCTCTCACGTCGGTCGCGGGCGTCATGTCGGTGAACGCGGGGCTGGACCCGTGGCTCGCCGTCGGGCTCATGGTTCTCATCGGGTCCGCCTTCGGGCTGTTCTCCGGCATCCTGATCCAGTACTTCAACGTCCAGCCGTTCATCGCGACGCTGTCGTCGATGTTCCTGGCCCGCGGGCTCGCCGCGATCCTGTCCACGGACGCCGAGCAGCTCGACCCGGACGCGTCGATCCGGGTGCTGGCCGAGACGATCACGATCGTCGACGGGCCGAAGGTGAACGACCTGGAGACCACGGCCGGAGTCATCATCGCTCTGCTGGTCGTCGCCGGGGTCTTCTTCCTGCTGCACCGCACGCGCCTGGGCCGCACCGCCTACGCCATCGGCGGCTCCGAGCAGTCCGCCCTGCTCATGGGCCTGCCGGTCAACCGGACGAAGCTGTGGCTGTACACCCTGAGCGGCACGCTGGCCGGCCTGGCGTCGGTGGTCTACACCACGCGCATCGGCGTGGGGCAGAACATCATCGGCGAGGGCTGGGAGATGCAGGCGATCGCCGCGGCGGTGATCGGCGGCACCCTGCTGACCGGCGGCGCCGGGTTCGTGCTCGGGTCCGTGGTGGGTGCTCTCGTGCTGGGTCTGATGAACGTGCTCATCACGCGCGACGGCACCATCCCGCCGGCGTGGACGACGATCATCACCGGCGGGGTCCTGCTCGTCTTCGTGCTCATCCAGCGCGCCGTGACCGCGGTCCGGCGCCGCACCTGA
- a CDS encoding FGGY-family carbohydrate kinase: protein MTVQSAAAAVVAGHTTLGVELGSTNIKACLVGPGAATLAVGSHTWENQFVDRVWTYSLDAVREGLAGAFAALGADVRQRYGVPLTTVGALGVSAMMHGYLAFDADDRLLVPFRTWRNTSTGPAAAELTAALGFNVPLRWSAAHLYQAVLDGEEHVGQIAHLTTLAGYVHWLLTGERVLGVGDASGMFPIDPATGSYDGAMLATFDGLAAGHGFATPLRALLPDVLPAGATAGHLTPAGAALLDPTGTLAAGVPLCPPEGDAGTGMVATNAVAPRTGNVSAGTSIFAMVVLERALAQVHEEIDVVTTPAGDPVAMVHCNNGSSELGAWAGVFGEFATAIGSDVGDDAVFAALLAAALEGEPDGGGVLAYNYLSGETITGLDEGRPLVVRTPGSRLTLANFARTQVYSIFGTLALGMRTLAAEGVAVDSLLAHGGLFRTQGVAQSLLAAAVRAPVAVASTAGEGGSWGIAVLAAYTAAVAAGETRPLAAWLDEQVFADAQTVVAQPDPRDVAGLEAYLETYSAGLAIQRAAVGAIH, encoded by the coding sequence ATCACCGTTCAGAGCGCCGCCGCCGCCGTCGTCGCCGGCCACACGACCCTGGGTGTCGAGCTCGGCTCGACGAACATCAAAGCCTGCCTCGTCGGACCGGGTGCGGCGACGCTCGCCGTGGGCTCCCACACGTGGGAGAACCAGTTCGTCGACCGGGTGTGGACCTACTCGCTCGACGCCGTCCGCGAGGGCCTGGCCGGTGCGTTCGCCGCCCTCGGCGCCGACGTCCGGCAGCGCTACGGGGTGCCGCTGACGACGGTGGGCGCGCTGGGCGTCTCGGCGATGATGCACGGCTACCTGGCCTTCGACGCCGACGACCGGCTGCTGGTCCCGTTCCGCACGTGGCGCAACACCTCGACGGGACCGGCCGCCGCCGAGCTGACCGCGGCCCTCGGGTTCAACGTGCCCCTGCGCTGGTCGGCCGCCCACCTCTACCAGGCGGTGCTCGACGGCGAGGAGCACGTCGGGCAGATCGCCCATCTGACGACGCTCGCCGGGTACGTGCACTGGCTGCTGACGGGGGAGCGCGTGCTCGGCGTCGGCGACGCCTCCGGCATGTTCCCGATCGACCCGGCCACGGGCTCCTACGACGGCGCCATGCTCGCCACGTTCGACGGCCTCGCCGCCGGTCACGGCTTCGCCACCCCGCTGCGCGCGCTGCTGCCCGACGTGCTGCCCGCCGGCGCGACGGCGGGGCACCTGACCCCCGCGGGCGCCGCGCTGCTCGACCCCACCGGCACGCTCGCCGCCGGCGTCCCGCTCTGCCCGCCGGAGGGCGACGCCGGCACCGGCATGGTCGCCACGAACGCCGTCGCGCCCCGCACCGGGAACGTCTCGGCCGGGACGAGCATCTTCGCGATGGTCGTGCTCGAGCGGGCGCTCGCGCAGGTGCACGAGGAGATCGACGTCGTCACCACGCCCGCGGGCGACCCCGTCGCGATGGTGCACTGCAACAACGGCTCGTCCGAGCTCGGCGCGTGGGCCGGGGTGTTCGGCGAGTTCGCCACGGCGATCGGCTCCGACGTCGGCGACGACGCCGTCTTCGCCGCGCTGCTCGCCGCAGCGCTGGAGGGCGAGCCGGACGGCGGCGGCGTGCTCGCCTACAACTACCTGTCAGGCGAGACGATCACCGGCCTCGACGAGGGCCGGCCGCTGGTCGTCCGCACCCCGGGCTCGCGCCTGACGCTCGCGAACTTCGCGCGCACGCAGGTCTACTCGATCTTCGGCACGCTGGCGCTCGGCATGCGGACGCTCGCCGCCGAGGGGGTGGCGGTCGACTCGCTGCTCGCGCACGGCGGCCTGTTCCGCACGCAGGGTGTGGCGCAGAGCCTGCTGGCGGCCGCGGTGAGGGCGCCGGTCGCCGTCGCGTCGACCGCGGGCGAGGGCGGCTCCTGGGGCATCGCCGTCCTGGCGGCCTACACGGCGGCCGTCGCCGCGGGGGAGACCCGCCCCCTCGCCGCGTGGCTCGACGAGCAGGTGTTCGCCGACGCGCAGACCGTGGTGGCCCAGCCCGACCCGCGCGACGTCGCGGGCCTCGAGGCCTACCTCGAGACGTACTCGGCCGGACTGGCCATCCAGCGCGCCGCCGTCGGCGCCATCCACTGA
- a CDS encoding L-ribulose-5-phosphate 4-epimerase produces MSVPTSMRAAVDAAKARVAALHAELPRWELVVWTAGNVSERVGDYLVIKPSGVRYDDLDADAMVVCDLDGNLVEGARSPSSDTAAHAYVYRHMDHVGGVVHTHSTYAAAWAARGEEIPCVLTMMADEFGGPVPVGPFAIIGDDSIGRGIVETLDGHRSPAVLMQNHGPFTVGRDARSAVKAAVLLEEVARAVHVAKQGGDLIPIPQDAIDSLYHRYQNVYGQH; encoded by the coding sequence ATGAGCGTTCCCACGTCGATGCGGGCTGCGGTCGACGCGGCCAAGGCGCGTGTCGCCGCCCTGCACGCCGAGCTGCCCCGCTGGGAGCTCGTCGTGTGGACCGCGGGCAACGTCTCCGAGAGGGTCGGTGACTACCTCGTCATCAAGCCGTCGGGCGTGAGGTACGACGACCTCGACGCCGACGCCATGGTCGTGTGCGACCTCGACGGGAACCTCGTCGAGGGGGCGCGCTCGCCGTCGTCGGACACCGCCGCGCACGCCTACGTGTACCGGCACATGGACCACGTCGGCGGCGTCGTGCACACGCACTCGACGTACGCGGCCGCCTGGGCGGCCCGCGGCGAGGAGATCCCCTGCGTGCTGACGATGATGGCCGACGAGTTCGGCGGGCCCGTCCCTGTCGGGCCGTTCGCGATCATCGGCGACGACTCGATCGGCCGCGGCATCGTCGAGACCCTCGACGGTCACCGCAGCCCCGCGGTGCTCATGCAGAACCACGGGCCGTTCACCGTGGGACGCGACGCGAGGTCCGCGGTGAAGGCCGCCGTGCTGCTGGAGGAGGTCGCCCGCGCGGTGCACGTCGCGAAGCAGGGCGGCGACCTGATCCCCATCCCGCAGGACGCGATCGACTCGCTCTACCACCGCTACCAGAACGTCTACGGCCAGCACTGA
- the araA gene encoding L-arabinose isomerase: MTKPYADREIWFFTGSQDLYGPETLEQVAAQSQEVAAALDAAADVPATIVWKPVLKDSASIRRAMLDANADDRVLGVVTWMHTFSPAKMWIAGLDALRKPLLHLHTQANVALPWDTIDFDFMNLNQAAHGDREYAYLAARLGVSRTTVVGHVSNPAVQRRVGTWVRGAAGWAATHELTLVRFGDNMRNVAVTEGDKTEAELRFGVSVNTWGVNDLVAAVDEVADDAVDALVAEYEELYDVVPELRAGGERHESLRYAARQEIALESFLTRVGAKAFTTNFEDLGDLRQLPGLAVQRLMGKGYGFGAEGDWKTAVLVRAAKVMGEGLPGGASLMEDYTYDLTPGEELILGAHMLEICPSLTTTKPRVEIHPLGIGGKEDPVRMVFNADAVSGAVVVSLADMRDRFRLTANVVDVVTPPADLPHLPVARAVWKPRPSFEVSAEAWLTAGGAHHTVMSTAAGVEAFEVFAEIARVELLVIDEDTTRRGFKDQVNWNKAYYRLAQGL; encoded by the coding sequence GTGACGAAGCCTTACGCCGACCGCGAGATCTGGTTCTTCACCGGCTCGCAGGACCTCTACGGCCCCGAGACGCTGGAGCAGGTCGCCGCGCAGTCGCAGGAGGTGGCCGCCGCCCTGGACGCCGCCGCCGACGTGCCCGCGACGATCGTGTGGAAGCCGGTCCTCAAGGACTCGGCGTCGATCCGCCGCGCGATGCTGGACGCCAACGCGGACGACCGCGTGCTCGGCGTCGTCACGTGGATGCACACCTTCAGCCCCGCGAAGATGTGGATCGCGGGCCTCGACGCGCTGCGCAAGCCGCTGCTGCACCTGCACACGCAGGCCAACGTCGCGCTGCCCTGGGACACCATCGACTTCGACTTCATGAACCTCAACCAGGCCGCGCACGGCGACCGCGAGTACGCGTACCTGGCCGCGCGCCTGGGGGTCTCCCGGACGACGGTCGTCGGTCACGTGTCGAACCCCGCCGTGCAGCGCCGCGTCGGCACCTGGGTGCGCGGCGCGGCCGGGTGGGCCGCCACCCACGAGCTCACGCTCGTCCGCTTCGGTGACAACATGCGCAACGTCGCGGTCACCGAGGGCGACAAGACCGAGGCCGAGCTGCGCTTCGGCGTCTCGGTCAACACGTGGGGCGTCAACGACCTGGTCGCTGCTGTCGACGAGGTCGCCGACGACGCCGTGGACGCGCTCGTGGCGGAGTACGAGGAGCTGTACGACGTCGTGCCCGAGCTGCGGGCGGGCGGCGAGCGGCACGAGTCGCTGCGCTACGCGGCCCGCCAGGAGATCGCCCTGGAGTCCTTCCTTACGCGCGTGGGCGCGAAGGCCTTCACCACCAACTTCGAGGACCTCGGCGACCTGCGCCAGCTCCCCGGCCTGGCCGTCCAGCGCCTCATGGGCAAGGGCTACGGCTTCGGCGCCGAGGGCGACTGGAAGACGGCCGTGCTGGTCCGCGCGGCCAAGGTCATGGGCGAGGGCCTGCCCGGCGGCGCCTCCCTCATGGAGGACTACACCTACGACCTGACCCCGGGTGAGGAGCTGATCCTCGGCGCGCACATGCTCGAGATCTGCCCGTCGCTGACGACGACGAAGCCGCGCGTCGAGATCCACCCGCTCGGCATCGGCGGCAAGGAGGACCCGGTCCGCATGGTGTTCAACGCCGACGCCGTCTCGGGTGCCGTCGTCGTCTCCCTCGCGGACATGCGCGACCGCTTCCGGCTCACCGCGAACGTCGTCGACGTCGTCACGCCCCCGGCCGACCTGCCGCACCTGCCCGTGGCTCGCGCGGTGTGGAAGCCGCGACCGTCGTTCGAGGTGTCGGCCGAGGCATGGCTGACCGCGGGCGGCGCCCACCACACCGTGATGTCGACGGCGGCGGGCGTCGAGGCGTTCGAGGTCTTCGCCGAGATCGCGCGCGTCGAGCTGCTCGTCATCGACGAGGACACCACGCGCCGCGGGTTCAAGGACCAGGTCAACTGGAACAAGGCGTACTACCGGCTCGCCCAGGGTCTCTGA
- a CDS encoding alpha-N-arabinofuranosidase, with product MLHATVTVDPAFVVGPVRPRTFGSFVEHLGRCVYTGIHDPAHPTADADGFRGDVVDLVRELGVTTVRYPGGNFVSAYRWEDGIGPVADRPRRLDLAWHSTEPNWVGLDEFLRWAEKTGVEPMMAVNLGTRGVQEALDLLEYCNVPGGTHFSDLRRANGREEPYRIKLWCLGNEMDGPWQTGHKTAHEYGRLAAETARAMRQVDPTIELVACGSSGRGMATFGAWENTVLTEAYDQVDLVSAHAYYWPVDGDTASFLASAVDMDRFIDDVVATADAVRAAGKHDKRIAVSFDEWNVWYMGTGGEDSEATAPKAVDDEWPVAPRLLEDVYDVADAVVVGNLLISLLRHTDRVHAASQAQLVNVIAPIMTEPGGRAWKQTIFHPFALTARHAAGSVLRVAVDAPATTTTKYGDVPLVDATVTHDAATGEVVVFAVNRSLDEPLALDVALRGFAGLRVVEAVTLSNPDHTWSATADDATSVLPRTNDSAAVADGRATATLPPVSWTMLRLGKA from the coding sequence ATGCTGCACGCCACCGTCACCGTCGACCCCGCCTTCGTCGTCGGCCCCGTCCGCCCGCGCACCTTCGGCTCGTTCGTGGAGCACCTCGGCCGCTGCGTCTACACGGGCATCCACGACCCCGCCCACCCGACCGCCGACGCCGACGGGTTCCGCGGCGACGTCGTCGACCTGGTGCGCGAGCTCGGCGTGACCACGGTGCGCTACCCGGGCGGCAACTTCGTCTCCGCCTACCGGTGGGAGGACGGCATCGGCCCGGTCGCGGACCGGCCCCGCCGCCTCGACCTCGCATGGCACTCGACCGAGCCCAACTGGGTGGGCCTCGACGAGTTCCTGCGCTGGGCCGAGAAGACCGGCGTCGAGCCGATGATGGCGGTCAACCTCGGCACCCGCGGGGTGCAGGAGGCCCTCGACCTGCTCGAGTACTGCAACGTGCCCGGCGGCACCCACTTCTCCGACCTGCGCCGCGCCAACGGCCGCGAGGAGCCGTACCGCATCAAGCTCTGGTGCCTGGGCAACGAGATGGACGGCCCCTGGCAGACCGGGCACAAGACGGCCCACGAGTACGGCCGCCTCGCCGCGGAGACCGCGCGCGCGATGCGCCAGGTCGACCCGACCATCGAGCTCGTCGCCTGCGGGTCGTCGGGCCGTGGCATGGCGACGTTCGGGGCGTGGGAGAACACCGTGCTCACCGAGGCCTACGACCAGGTCGACCTTGTCTCCGCGCACGCCTACTACTGGCCCGTCGACGGCGACACGGCCTCGTTCCTGGCGTCGGCCGTCGACATGGACCGCTTCATCGACGACGTCGTTGCCACCGCCGACGCCGTCCGGGCTGCCGGCAAGCACGACAAGCGCATCGCCGTCTCGTTCGACGAGTGGAACGTCTGGTACATGGGCACCGGCGGCGAGGACTCCGAGGCCACCGCACCGAAGGCCGTGGACGACGAGTGGCCCGTGGCGCCCCGCCTCCTCGAGGACGTCTACGACGTCGCCGACGCCGTCGTCGTCGGCAACCTGCTCATCTCGCTGCTGCGGCACACCGACCGCGTCCACGCCGCGTCGCAGGCCCAGCTCGTCAACGTCATCGCCCCGATCATGACCGAGCCCGGCGGCCGGGCGTGGAAGCAGACGATCTTCCACCCGTTCGCCCTGACGGCCCGGCACGCCGCCGGCTCGGTCCTCCGCGTCGCCGTCGACGCGCCGGCGACGACGACGACGAAGTACGGCGATGTGCCGCTCGTCGACGCGACCGTGACGCACGACGCCGCCACGGGCGAGGTCGTCGTCTTCGCCGTCAACCGCTCGCTCGACGAGCCGCTCGCGCTCGACGTCGCGCTGCGCGGGTTCGCCGGGCTGCGCGTCGTCGAGGCCGTCACGCTGTCGAACCCGGACCACACGTGGTCGGCGACGGCCGACGACGCGACGTCGGTGCTGCCGCGCACGAACGACTCCGCGGCGGTGGCGGACGGCCGGGCGACGGCCACGCTGCCGCCCGTGAGCTGGACGATGCTGCGCCTCGGGAAGGCCTGA